In a genomic window of Erinaceus europaeus chromosome 12, mEriEur2.1, whole genome shotgun sequence:
- the LOC103111594 gene encoding olfactory receptor 3A1, with protein sequence MQPEFEVNGTAITEFVLLGLVETPGLRPVIFVIFLFAYLVTVGGNLSILTAILVEPKLHTPMYFFLGNLSVLDIGCITVTVPSMLGRLLSHRRAVPYGACLTQIFFFHLLVGVDCFLLTAMAYDRFLAICRPLTYSTHMSQTVQRILVAVSWACSFSNALTHTVAISTLDFCGPNVINHFYCDLPQLFQLSCSSTQLNELLLFGVGFMMAGTPTVLIFTSYVHVVAAVLRIRSAEGRKKAFSTCGSHLTVVAIFYGSGIFNYMRLGSLKLSDKDKAVGVFNTVINPMLNPIIYSLRNPDVQGALWRVLMGRRSLT encoded by the coding sequence ATGCAGCCAGAATTTGAGGTCAATGGGACAGCCATCACTGAGTTCGTCCTTCTGGGCTTGGTAGAGACACCAGGGTTGCGACCTGTGATCTTTGTAATCTTCCTCTTTGCCTACCTGGTGACAGTGGGAGGCAACCTCAGCATCCTCACTGCCATTTTAGTGGAGCCCAAACttcacacccccatgtacttcttcctgggGAATCTATCAGTGCTGGACATTGGGTGCATCACTGTCACTGTCCCCTCAATGTTGGGTCGTCTCCTGTCCCACAGGCGTGCAGTTCCCTATGGAGCCTGCCTCACACAAATCTTCTTCTTCCATCTCTTGGTTGGTGTGGACTGCTTCCTGCTGACAGCCATGGCCTATGACCGATTCCTGGCCATCTGCCGGCCTCTGACCTACAGCACTCATATGAGCCAGACAGTCCAGAGGATTTTGGTGGCTGTGTCCTGGGCTTGTTCCTTCTCCAATGCTCTGACCCACACTGTAGCCATATCCACACTTGACTTCTGTGGCCCCAATGTGATCAACCACTTCTACTGTGACCTCCCACAGCTGTTTCAGCTCTCTTGCTCTAGCACCCAGCTCAATGAGCTGCTGCTCTTTGGTGTGGGCTTCATGATGGCAGGCACTCCCACTGTTCTCATCTTCACCTCTTATGTCCACGTGGTCGCTGCTGTCCTTCGAATCCGCTCAGCTGAAGGCAGGAAGAAAGCCTTCTCCACATGTGGCTCCCACCTCACTGTCGTTGCTATATTCTATGGCTCAGGTATCTTTAACTATATGAGGCTAGGCTCACTCAAGCTTTCAGATAAGGATAAAGCTGTTGGAGTCTTTAACACGGTCATTAACCCCATGCTGAATCCAATCATCTACAGTCTCAGGAATCCTGATGTACAGGGCGCCCTCTGGCGGGTGTTAATGGGTAGGCGGTCTCTGACGTGA